Proteins co-encoded in one Marinomonas sp. IMCC 4694 genomic window:
- the fghA gene encoding S-formylglutathione hydrolase: MELLSSTKSFGGWLKRYQHHSTSVKSDMTFAIFLPPQAETQRVPVLYWLSGLTCTDENFMQKAGAFRKAAELGLALVCPDTSPRGTDYPSEHESYDFGSGAGFYVNATVAPYSNTYRMYDYVVEELPTLVEAHFPVTDKRSISGHSMGGHGALICALKNPGVYQSVSAFAPIVHPTNCPWGEKAFTGYLGEDRATWKEWDATCLIESLGESTEARLPLFIDQGEADNFLVEQLKPEALEAACEKTGHPITLRRQPGYDHSYFFIASFIDEHLEHHSKALS, from the coding sequence ATGGAACTGTTATCGAGCACCAAAAGCTTTGGCGGCTGGCTGAAGCGTTATCAGCATCACAGCACGTCGGTAAAAAGCGACATGACGTTTGCGATTTTTTTACCACCACAAGCCGAAACACAGCGCGTACCCGTGTTGTACTGGTTATCGGGTTTAACCTGCACTGACGAAAATTTCATGCAAAAAGCCGGTGCCTTTCGTAAAGCGGCGGAGTTGGGTTTAGCGCTCGTATGCCCAGATACTAGCCCGCGTGGCACAGATTATCCGAGTGAACACGAAAGCTATGATTTCGGTTCTGGTGCCGGTTTCTATGTAAACGCGACGGTGGCTCCGTATTCGAATACTTACCGCATGTACGATTACGTGGTAGAGGAATTACCAACTTTAGTGGAAGCCCATTTTCCAGTAACCGACAAACGTTCTATTTCTGGTCATTCCATGGGCGGTCACGGAGCCTTGATTTGTGCGTTGAAAAATCCGGGTGTGTATCAGTCTGTCTCGGCGTTCGCGCCCATCGTTCATCCAACGAATTGCCCTTGGGGCGAAAAAGCCTTTACGGGTTATTTAGGTGAAGACCGCGCCACATGGAAAGAATGGGACGCCACCTGCTTAATTGAAAGCTTAGGAGAGAGCACGGAAGCGCGTTTACCTCTGTTTATCGATCAAGGCGAAGCCGACAACTTCTTAGTGGAGCAACTAAAGCCAGAAGCGTTAGAAGCGGCTTGCGAAAAAACAGGCCATCCGATTACCTTGCGTCGACAGCCAGGCTATGACCACAGTTACTTTTTTATCGCCAGCTTTATTGACGAGCACTTAGAGCACCATTCGAAAGCCTTAAGCTAA
- a CDS encoding GNAT family N-acetyltransferase, which translates to MTDRVNLRPATMADAKRLFEWRNDPETRKASHNNEEIRFDVHLKWLEVSLNSPDTRRLWVAEWQGRAVGSCRADRAGRAWTLSWVVAPQARGKGVAQQMLSTLIAHFQDPLLAEIKVGNMASIKASENVGFVFEKEDRGVLHYVYPRSSGPST; encoded by the coding sequence ATGACAGATCGAGTGAATTTACGACCTGCGACAATGGCAGACGCCAAACGGTTATTTGAATGGCGAAACGATCCGGAAACCCGTAAAGCGTCCCATAATAACGAAGAAATACGATTTGATGTCCACCTTAAGTGGCTTGAAGTCTCATTAAACAGCCCAGATACACGCCGTTTATGGGTGGCAGAATGGCAGGGTCGAGCGGTAGGAAGCTGCCGGGCGGATCGTGCTGGGCGAGCATGGACACTGTCTTGGGTAGTCGCGCCACAAGCCCGAGGCAAAGGCGTAGCGCAACAAATGTTGTCGACCCTTATCGCGCACTTTCAGGATCCGTTATTGGCTGAAATAAAAGTGGGCAATATGGCGTCTATTAAAGCGTCAGAAAATGTAGGCTTTGTTTTTGAAAAAGAAGACCGTGGCGTTTTGCATTATGTGTACCCTAGGTCGTCGGGGCCATCAACGTAG
- a CDS encoding DUF3820 family protein, with translation MFSQEDLIQVARQSMPFGKYKGRVLIDLPEAYLLWFAHEGWPNGYLGQWLQLALEIKINGLESLVEPLREPRQPQKKAPKVRIRFDD, from the coding sequence ATGTTTTCTCAAGAAGATCTTATTCAAGTCGCTCGCCAATCCATGCCTTTTGGCAAATACAAGGGTCGTGTTTTAATCGATTTGCCCGAAGCGTATTTACTCTGGTTTGCCCATGAAGGCTGGCCGAACGGGTACCTTGGCCAGTGGCTGCAACTGGCATTGGAGATTAAAATCAATGGATTAGAGTCACTGGTTGAGCCGTTACGTGAGCCAAGGCAACCACAAAAAAAGGCGCCGAAAGTCCGTATTCGTTTCGATGATTAA
- a CDS encoding MBL fold metallo-hydrolase, producing MIKPFTFPRVLLLASAFFMTACSAQRYPVTDHSDGERFYNQDRSYDVEKSVFDLLKWKLAGNAQTWPESVDDNVTPNFSHSLQQGEGAVTFINHATDLVQFPELTVLTDPVFSERASPFSWAGPKRHRTPGASIEELPKVDVVVISHNHYDHMDLDSLVAINQKDQPTFVVPLGNKKCLADNNIHNVIELDWWQDYTTERGSIITLVPMQHWSARGLFDRSEALWGGFVIQSAGLSVLFAGDTGYNRQFKDIEAKFGPMDLSLIPIGAYEPRWFMKNQHINPAEAVQAHQDLKSKLSAGMHFGTFQLTDEGIDDPEKALAMSLAEQGIDPNDFIVPKNGQTIVFGKVK from the coding sequence ATGATAAAACCGTTTACTTTTCCCCGTGTATTGCTGCTGGCCAGTGCGTTCTTTATGACCGCTTGCAGTGCTCAACGCTACCCAGTTACAGACCACAGCGATGGCGAGCGGTTTTACAATCAAGACCGCTCTTACGATGTCGAAAAAAGCGTGTTTGACCTTTTGAAATGGAAGTTGGCGGGCAATGCCCAGACGTGGCCAGAGTCTGTTGATGACAACGTGACGCCGAATTTTTCTCATTCACTGCAACAGGGCGAAGGGGCGGTGACCTTTATTAATCACGCTACGGATCTTGTGCAATTCCCTGAATTGACCGTATTGACTGACCCTGTTTTCTCCGAAAGGGCGAGCCCATTCTCTTGGGCTGGGCCAAAACGCCATCGTACACCGGGTGCGTCTATTGAAGAGCTGCCTAAAGTGGATGTGGTGGTGATCAGTCATAATCATTACGATCACATGGATCTTGACTCGTTAGTCGCCATCAACCAAAAAGACCAGCCGACGTTTGTTGTGCCCTTAGGCAATAAAAAATGCTTGGCCGATAATAATATTCACAACGTGATCGAGCTGGATTGGTGGCAAGACTACACCACAGAAAGGGGGTCTATTATCACCTTGGTGCCCATGCAACATTGGTCCGCAAGAGGGTTGTTTGATCGTTCCGAAGCATTATGGGGCGGCTTTGTGATTCAGTCGGCAGGGTTGAGCGTCTTATTTGCGGGGGACACGGGCTACAATCGTCAATTTAAAGACATTGAAGCAAAATTTGGCCCGATGGATTTAAGCCTCATTCCCATTGGCGCCTATGAACCAAGGTGGTTCATGAAAAACCAACACATCAATCCAGCGGAAGCCGTTCAAGCGCACCAAGATCTAAAATCCAAATTAAGTGCCGGCATGCATTTTGGCACCTTTCAATTAACCGATGAAGGCATCGACGACCCAGAAAAAGCCTTAGCGATGAGTTTAGCGGAACAGGGGATTGATCCTAACGATTTTATTGTTCCTAAAAATGGTCAGACAATCGTCTTTGGTAAGGTAAAATAA
- a CDS encoding NAD(P)-dependent oxidoreductase: MTKPIIGFIGLGLMGGNMVENLQNKGFQLNVMDLNKDAVAACVARGATAVDSAKALAAASDIVMLCLTTSNVVEALVYGDNGILAGIKEGAILVDFGTSIPASTRKIGADLAAKGAGMVDAPLGRTPAHAKEGLLNIMAAGNVEHFEKVKPVLEQQGENVFHLGALGAGHTTKLINNFMGMTTVTAMSQAFAVADRAGVDRQQLFDIMSAGPSNSPFMKFCKNYAVDNVSDLGFSIANANKDLGYFLAMVEDLGTRSLIAEGTSANLQAGVDLEMGKGNVPEIFDYFLKLNV, from the coding sequence ATGACTAAGCCGATTATTGGGTTCATTGGGCTGGGTTTAATGGGTGGAAATATGGTGGAAAACCTTCAAAATAAAGGCTTTCAACTGAATGTTATGGATCTAAATAAAGACGCGGTTGCAGCCTGCGTGGCACGTGGTGCGACAGCGGTTGATTCGGCAAAAGCCTTAGCTGCCGCGAGTGACATCGTGATGCTTTGTTTGACGACTTCCAATGTGGTTGAGGCTCTAGTTTATGGCGATAATGGTATATTAGCGGGCATTAAAGAGGGCGCCATACTTGTAGATTTTGGCACCTCTATTCCAGCTTCCACTCGTAAAATTGGTGCGGATCTAGCGGCGAAAGGCGCGGGCATGGTTGATGCGCCGCTTGGTCGTACACCTGCGCACGCCAAAGAGGGTCTGTTGAACATCATGGCGGCGGGTAATGTTGAGCATTTTGAGAAAGTGAAACCTGTGCTTGAACAGCAAGGCGAAAACGTCTTCCATTTGGGTGCGCTAGGTGCTGGTCATACGACTAAGCTGATTAACAACTTCATGGGAATGACAACCGTAACAGCGATGTCACAAGCGTTTGCTGTCGCAGATCGTGCTGGTGTGGATCGTCAGCAATTGTTTGACATTATGTCGGCTGGTCCTTCTAACTCTCCTTTTATGAAATTCTGCAAAAACTACGCAGTTGATAACGTCAGTGATCTAGGATTCTCTATTGCCAATGCGAATAAAGACCTAGGGTACTTCTTGGCGATGGTAGAAGATCTGGGTACACGATCTCTTATTGCAGAAGGCACGTCTGCCAACTTGCAAGCCGGTGTTGATTTAGAAATGGGCAAGGGTAATGTGCCTGAAATCTTTGATTATTTTCTTAAGCTAAATGTCTAA
- a CDS encoding LysR family transcriptional regulator: MKNWEAMEAFIEVVRQGSFSAAAIKLSVSASHISRLITQLESDLGTTLLFRTTRRIRLSDAGELYYQHCRGLPEALSSAEEMISTLNQAPIGAFKMTCATTFGERYIAPLMNDFLLEHPKIELDFHLTNRSVDLIEEGYDLAIRMGAMKDSSHLSRRLCDRVEYLCASRDYIDQHGMPHTLAELSKHRCLIGSKNHWLFQQEGQRKEVKVSSQWRSNSGPALLDAVQKGMGIAQLPDYYVQEALTDGKLIALLPQYQYPYSGVWLVYPKVRQPSPKLQSICDYLIKHFHHTRHSQ, from the coding sequence GTGAAAAACTGGGAAGCTATGGAAGCCTTTATTGAGGTGGTGCGACAAGGCAGCTTCTCCGCCGCCGCAATCAAGCTCAGCGTGTCCGCCTCGCACATCAGCCGTTTGATCACTCAGTTAGAAAGCGATCTGGGCACCACACTGCTATTTCGAACCACGCGACGCATTCGACTCAGCGATGCCGGTGAATTGTATTATCAGCACTGTCGTGGCTTGCCAGAAGCACTGAGCAGTGCGGAAGAAATGATCTCAACGTTAAACCAAGCCCCCATCGGCGCGTTTAAAATGACCTGTGCCACGACATTTGGCGAGCGTTATATCGCACCGTTAATGAATGATTTTTTGTTAGAACACCCAAAAATCGAGCTCGATTTCCACCTTACTAATCGCTCGGTAGATTTGATCGAAGAAGGTTACGATTTGGCTATCCGCATGGGTGCCATGAAGGACTCCAGCCATTTATCACGACGTTTATGTGATCGAGTCGAATATTTATGCGCCTCACGGGACTACATAGATCAACACGGTATGCCGCACACATTAGCGGAACTAAGTAAACACCGCTGTCTAATTGGCTCTAAAAATCACTGGCTGTTTCAACAAGAAGGGCAACGTAAAGAAGTCAAAGTCAGCAGCCAGTGGCGCAGCAATTCTGGCCCCGCTTTATTGGACGCGGTACAAAAAGGCATGGGCATCGCCCAACTACCTGACTATTACGTTCAGGAAGCATTAACCGATGGCAAGCTGATTGCCTTATTGCCTCAGTATCAATATCCATACAGCGGCGTGTGGTTGGTGTACCCCAAGGTTCGTCAGCCATCGCCTAAACTGCAAAGCATCTGTGATTATTTGATTAAACACTTTCATCACACGCGACATTCTCAGTAA
- a CDS encoding LacI family DNA-binding transcriptional regulator encodes MQKKTKGFATIFDVAHYAKVGKTSVSRYLNGEQDKLSDSLRDKIAHAIEQLDFRPNHSARMLKAGHSKLIGLLLADVTNPYSIAVLQGIEGICQREGYMLMVCNTDNQIALQDKYISLLEAHRVDGIIINTTGMTQKHLANVERLSCPLVLIDRFNTSFNVDAVGLDNEHAVLTVCDHLKMQHYHSILTVTEPVTIEPRFTRVETVKRFAEKNDQTYRIVEIEKTSVDQLAEAITQFIESDKGTKKAIFATNGVAMMSVAKALKQQGVSVGTDIGFIGIDDPEWAQLFDNGITVMRQPTQQIGQIACEHLLSRIQGNLRPPQHIKLKATLVIRHST; translated from the coding sequence TTGCAAAAAAAAACCAAAGGCTTCGCCACCATCTTCGATGTCGCACACTACGCAAAAGTCGGTAAAACCAGTGTGTCACGCTATTTGAATGGCGAGCAAGATAAGCTCTCTGACAGCTTACGTGACAAAATAGCTCACGCCATAGAGCAGCTCGATTTTCGCCCTAACCACTCAGCCAGAATGCTCAAAGCAGGCCATTCGAAGCTCATTGGTTTGCTGTTGGCCGATGTGACCAACCCCTATTCTATTGCTGTTCTACAAGGTATAGAGGGAATATGTCAACGTGAGGGGTACATGCTGATGGTATGCAATACCGACAACCAAATCGCATTACAGGACAAGTATATCTCCCTGCTAGAAGCTCACCGCGTAGACGGCATTATTATCAATACCACCGGCATGACGCAAAAACACCTAGCCAACGTAGAGCGTTTGTCCTGCCCTTTAGTACTGATTGATCGGTTCAATACATCGTTCAATGTGGACGCAGTTGGACTAGACAACGAGCACGCCGTACTCACTGTCTGTGATCATTTAAAAATGCAGCATTATCACTCTATTTTGACCGTCACAGAACCGGTGACTATTGAGCCACGTTTCACCCGAGTCGAAACGGTAAAACGCTTTGCCGAAAAGAATGACCAGACTTACCGAATCGTTGAAATTGAAAAAACGAGTGTGGATCAACTAGCAGAGGCGATCACTCAGTTTATCGAGTCCGATAAGGGCACTAAAAAAGCCATTTTTGCCACCAACGGCGTCGCAATGATGAGCGTAGCCAAAGCGCTTAAACAACAGGGCGTCAGCGTTGGGACTGACATCGGTTTCATTGGTATCGATGACCCAGAATGGGCACAATTATTCGACAATGGTATTACCGTAATGCGGCAGCCTACCCAGCAAATAGGCCAAATTGCATGTGAACACTTACTGTCACGAATTCAAGGTAATCTTAGGCCTCCTCAGCACATTAAGCTTAAAGCCACATTAGTGATTCGCCATTCAACCTAA
- a CDS encoding S-(hydroxymethyl)glutathione dehydrogenase/class III alcohol dehydrogenase, protein MKCKAAVAWGPGQPLKIEEIDVQDPQKGEVLVRMVATGVCHTDAFTLSGDDPEGIFPAILGHEGAGIVEAIGEGVTSLSVGDHVIPLYTAECKECKFCLSGKTNLCQAVRVTQGKGLMPDGTSRFSINGQPIFHYMGTSTFSEYSVVAEVSLAKIHVDAPLEKVCLLGCGITTGIGAVLNTAKVEAGATVAVFGLGGIGLSVIQGARMAGAGRIIAIDINESKFEMAKQFGATDCINPKTFDAPIQQVVVDMTDGGVDYSFECIGNVDLMRSALECCHKGWGESIIIGVAGAGQEISTRPFQLVTGRVWKGSAFGGVKGRSQLPGYVEDYMNGKIEIDQFVTHTMGLEDINKAFDLMHEGKSIRTVILFDK, encoded by the coding sequence ATGAAATGTAAAGCCGCTGTTGCTTGGGGTCCAGGCCAACCCCTGAAAATCGAAGAGATTGATGTACAAGATCCGCAAAAAGGCGAAGTCTTGGTGCGTATGGTGGCGACCGGCGTGTGTCACACCGATGCCTTTACTTTATCTGGCGACGATCCAGAAGGTATTTTCCCTGCGATCTTGGGGCACGAAGGCGCAGGTATTGTGGAAGCCATCGGTGAAGGTGTGACATCGCTGAGCGTAGGCGACCATGTTATTCCACTTTATACGGCCGAGTGTAAGGAGTGTAAATTCTGTTTGTCCGGCAAAACCAACTTATGCCAAGCGGTGCGTGTCACTCAAGGTAAAGGCTTAATGCCCGATGGCACCAGCCGTTTTAGTATCAATGGACAACCTATTTTTCATTATATGGGCACTTCAACCTTCTCTGAATACAGTGTGGTTGCCGAGGTGTCTTTAGCAAAAATTCACGTCGATGCACCGCTGGAAAAAGTCTGTCTGTTGGGTTGTGGTATTACAACGGGTATTGGCGCGGTATTGAATACAGCGAAAGTCGAAGCTGGCGCCACCGTTGCTGTGTTTGGTTTGGGTGGCATTGGCTTGTCGGTTATCCAAGGCGCACGCATGGCCGGTGCTGGTCGTATCATCGCTATCGATATCAATGAATCGAAATTTGAAATGGCGAAGCAATTTGGCGCGACTGATTGCATCAACCCGAAAACATTCGATGCTCCGATTCAGCAAGTGGTTGTCGATATGACCGATGGCGGTGTGGATTACTCGTTCGAGTGTATTGGCAACGTCGATCTCATGCGATCAGCGCTGGAGTGTTGTCACAAAGGCTGGGGCGAATCCATTATCATTGGTGTGGCGGGTGCCGGCCAAGAAATCTCTACGCGACCGTTCCAATTGGTCACCGGGCGAGTCTGGAAAGGCTCCGCATTTGGTGGCGTAAAAGGCCGCAGTCAGTTGCCGGGTTATGTTGAAGATTACATGAATGGCAAAATTGAAATTGATCAATTTGTCACGCACACCATGGGCTTGGAAGACATCAATAAAGCGTTCGACTTGATGCATGAAGGCAAGAGCATTCGCACGGTTATCTTGTTTGATAAGTAA
- a CDS encoding sugar kinase, with the protein MTEQQQTHSFVTLGEAMAMFVADATGPLADVERFSRSLAGAEVNVAIGMARLGFESTYISKVGNDSFGAYIRKTIESEQIQTDSISTSSQQPTGFMLKSNVIDGSDPKTEYFRRHSAASTLNAEDIKTELFHAGTHLHLTGVAAAISDSMREAIQCALQYAKAQGSRISFDTNLRPALWSDQATMVEKINEFAFACDLVLPGVEEGKILTGSDQPEEIADFYLQHGVKAVIVKLGSAGAYYKTQSGDKGTVAGFPVNKVVDTVGAGDSFAVGVISALLDGCSMEQAARRGNLLGSLTVQVRGDSEALPTRNELNTLENNQ; encoded by the coding sequence ATGACAGAACAACAGCAAACCCATTCTTTTGTAACCCTTGGTGAAGCAATGGCCATGTTTGTTGCTGATGCAACGGGGCCACTGGCCGATGTAGAACGGTTCAGTCGCTCCCTAGCCGGTGCCGAAGTGAATGTCGCAATAGGCATGGCGCGACTGGGCTTTGAGTCCACGTATATTAGTAAAGTGGGCAATGACAGCTTTGGCGCGTACATTCGCAAAACCATTGAAAGTGAGCAAATCCAGACAGACTCGATATCAACAAGCTCTCAACAACCGACTGGTTTCATGCTGAAATCCAATGTCATCGACGGCAGTGACCCAAAAACAGAATACTTTCGTCGCCACTCTGCTGCTTCAACGTTAAACGCAGAAGACATAAAAACTGAGCTATTTCATGCTGGCACCCACCTTCATCTAACCGGTGTCGCGGCGGCGATTTCAGACTCCATGAGAGAGGCCATCCAATGCGCATTACAATACGCAAAAGCACAAGGCAGTCGGATTTCTTTTGATACGAATTTGCGCCCTGCGCTGTGGTCTGATCAGGCTACCATGGTAGAAAAAATCAATGAATTCGCCTTTGCCTGCGATCTTGTTCTACCCGGTGTCGAAGAAGGAAAAATCCTCACTGGCAGCGATCAACCAGAAGAAATAGCCGATTTTTACCTTCAACACGGTGTTAAAGCAGTGATTGTCAAACTGGGTAGTGCCGGCGCCTATTACAAAACTCAAAGCGGTGACAAAGGTACCGTTGCTGGATTCCCTGTCAACAAGGTAGTCGATACCGTTGGTGCAGGTGATAGCTTTGCCGTTGGCGTCATTTCCGCCCTTTTAGATGGTTGCTCTATGGAACAAGCGGCACGACGTGGCAATCTTTTAGGCTCTTTGACCGTTCAAGTACGCGGCGACAGTGAAGCGCTGCCTACTCGGAACGAATTAAATACCTTAGAAAACAATCAATAA